The sequence ACGTCGCCTGAGATTTCGTAATCTACGGTACCGTCAGTATTAATGATGTACATTGCTTCGGCTCCGGATACCAAAAATTTATTGGGTACACCCGGTAGAGCATTCACACGCCCGTATTGTCCTAATTTGTTGGCTTCCTCCAGTGTAGGGTTCGATACTACGGCATCGCCGAATGTTCCGCCAGTAGCTTTCCACATGTAAACCTCACTACCATCAGCCAATCCACCGTAACCCGGGAAATTGGAGGCCATGATGTAGCCATCGCCTGTAGGATCACCAATTATCGAAAGGGCATCACCTAAACGCTGCTTGTCATTGGTAGTGGTATACGATAACACCACGGAAGGGGCAGCGTTTACATTGTCCCATTTGTATACTTTAAATACCTTGTCAGCAGCAGCCATCACCATGTTGCAAGCATAAATAGCATCACCAACACACTGAACGTCAGATATAGCCCACGAACCGCCATCAACACCGGTCATATCCAATTCTTTGGCTTCGAACACGGCAGCTTCAATATCGTAATAGTACACATGGTTTCCATTAGTACGTGAAGTAACAAAAACATACTTGCCGTTGTAATCGGCACCACGCGAGTTATTGTCGTTCATCTCTGTTGGAACTAATCCAGCCAGTGATGTTTTGTCCATAATGGTTTCGGCTTTTGTAGCATCAAATCCTGCAGTGGTGATGTTGGGAACGAATGTGTATACTTTGTCTTCACCGGCAAATGAGATGGTAATTTTTTGGTCGGGCAAGCTCAAGTCTACTCCTTTACCGGCCTCGGTTGAAGCCACAGCACCATTGGGGCCAAACTCCATACTTGTTATCACTACCGTATCAGCCTGTAAGTTGTTAAAAGTAACGGTAATTGTTTGGTTCATCAAGTTTAAATCTGTTTGGTATGCCTCGTTGGTAAAGGCACTGGCCACTTCAATAGCTTTTAGAACGGCTGCGTCCGGATCGGCTTTAGTTACACTCACCGAATAGGTTTCGCTCAAATCCCCATTAATAACCACCATATTGCGGGCCTCCGTGAAATCCAGTGCGGTGCCGGATGTAGGCGTGATTGAGGCTCCATTGGTAAGTACTGCCTCGAATGTGAGGGAGGTTAAGTCGGTTTCATAGGGAACTGCAACGGTAACATTATTACCGGCGATAACACCTTGAATGACGAGATCCTGTGACTGCCCCGCATTAGTGATCGAAAATTCGGTGATTCTGGCCTCCGGCTTTGGATCATCGTCACTTGAACAAGAGGTAAACGACACACCCATTGCCATTAAGAGCAATAAGGTGGTTGATAATAGAGAAACATTTTTGAAATTCATAATTGCTGATTTTTAATTATTAAATAATACTAAAAGGGTTTATACTAATTGCCACCATCCCACCACACGCGGGTATATTGTGAATCGCCACCCATACGGCTGACAGCTGCGCTATATTCATCGGCATTGTATCTTCTCTCATTAACAGGGTATGGTATGCGGCGGGGCATGTCCGGATTGTCGGGCCAGGTATAAACAGGTTGATCCAGTTCAGGGTATCCGGTTCGGCGAACCAGATTCCATGCTTCGTTCCCATTGGGGAAAAGTGCTATCCATCGCTGTTCGTATATCTGTTGAAGTGCTTCGGAAGCGTTAAACTTGGCATTCCCGTTGATAAAGATGTTTTGCACCTCGGTGTCGACAATACCAAACTGTTCAAGTGAGGCGCGAAGTCCTTGCTCATAAAATTCCTG is a genomic window of Saccharicrinis carchari containing:
- a CDS encoding DUF4623 domain-containing protein; the encoded protein is MNFKNVSLLSTTLLLLMAMGVSFTSCSSDDDPKPEARITEFSITNAGQSQDLVIQGVIAGNNVTVAVPYETDLTSLTFEAVLTNGASITPTSGTALDFTEARNMVVINGDLSETYSVSVTKADPDAAVLKAIEVASAFTNEAYQTDLNLMNQTITVTFNNLQADTVVITSMEFGPNGAVASTEAGKGVDLSLPDQKITISFAGEDKVYTFVPNITTAGFDATKAETIMDKTSLAGLVPTEMNDNNSRGADYNGKYVFVTSRTNGNHVYYYDIEAAVFEAKELDMTGVDGGSWAISDVQCVGDAIYACNMVMAAADKVFKVYKWDNVNAAPSVVLSYTTTNDKQRLGDALSIIGDPTGDGYIMASNFPGYGGLADGSEVYMWKATGGTFGDAVVSNPTLEEANKLGQYGRVNALPGVPNKFLVSGAEAMYIINTDGTVDYEISGDVIQGRAMDANVFEYNGGRYLSYTVNREWQAEGAFLEVVNITEGADAVAGIKALTPESIASKVVYKKMLSGPIDPWVNANNTVVMNADNNPEVFAFTVLSGFIIEELNR